Within Betaproteobacteria bacterium, the genomic segment CTTCGGGCAGCGCCGCCGCGAGGAACACGCCGACGAGCGCGAAGCCTTCGCGCCAGGCGGTGATGCGCGTGCGCTGCGCGATGTCGTCGGAGATCTCCGCGCCGTGCGCCTGGTAGCTCACCGTGACCATGCTGAACGCCGTGTAAACGACCAGCAGGTTTGCGACCAGCCACCAGCCCAGCCCGGTCGTGCCGAGGGCGGGAGGGTTGAAGAGACCGAGCATGCCGAGCGCCAGAAACGGCGTTCCCGCGCCCACGAAGATCCACCGGCTGCCGCTCTTCGCGCGGCGCCGGTCGCTCCACCAGCCCAGCAGCGGGTCCTGCACCGCGTCGAGGATCCGCGCGAGGAGCAGGATCGCGCCTACGCCCGCGAGCGAGAGCCCCAGCGTGTCGGCATAGAACTTGGGCACGTGCACGTAGATGGGCAGCGCCGCCATGGCGAGCGGCAGGCCGAGTGCGCCGTAGGCTGCGAGCCGCAGGGTCGGGGAAGGCGCGGCCACGTCCTGCGCCTACCGCTCGACCCGCAGCATCTGCGCGCGCAGCGTCGGCTCCGAGGTCTCGGGGTCCAGCCAGATCGCGAAGAAGGCGCGCGCGAATTCCGGGTCCGCCACCGTGCCGAGGAGGCGGTCCTGGCTGTAGAAGCGTGCCTCCTTGCCCGGCACGTTCACTCCCACCAGCCTGTCGCCCGACCGGATGTCGGGAAAGACACGGTCCATCGCGACCTCCCAGCGCGCGAGCTTCTCCGCGTCCGTGTAGCCGAGCCGTTTCATCTCCGCGAGGCTGCGCTGCGTGAGGTCGCGGCCCTTGATGCTCATGGCGTATCGGATGTCGAGCGCGAAGGGTTTCCCGGCCACCCAGGACTCCCCGGTCACCCACAGCGCCGAGTCGTACACGTGCAGCCCGAACCAGCGCAACCGTCCGTCGCCCAGGAGCCTCAACGCCGGAGTCTCCGCCACCAGCGCGGCCGGCAGCGTCGGAATGGCCTGCGCAAACGCGGTGGCCCCGGCGAAGGCAAGCGTGGCGGCGAGCACTCGCGTCACGCCGGCCTCTCGACCTCGAGGTGGATCACATCGGTGCGCCTGGCGTTGAATCCCACCTCGCAGTAATGCAGGTAGAAGCGCCAGATGGCGAGGAACTTCGCGTCGAATCCCATCGCCTTGATCTCGCGTTCCTTCGCGTCCACGCGCTCGCGCCAGCGGCGCAGCGTCTCCGCGTAGTGCGCGCCGAAGCGGAACGGCTCGTGCACCGCGAACCCTGCCGCCCGCGCCTCGCGTGACAGGCGCTCCACCGACGCCAGCATGCCGCCGGGAAAGATGAACTCGCGGATGAAGTCGCTCGACCGCCGGTATTTTTCGAATGCGGCCTCGTCGATCGTGATCGCCTGGATGGAGGCACGCCCGCCCGGCTTGAGGCATTCGTGCACCTTACGGAAATAGGCCGGCCACCAGCGCTCGCCCACCGCCTCGATCATCTCGATGGAGACGATGCGGTCGTACTGTCCCTCGAGGTCGCGGTAGTCCTGGAAGCGAAGCTCCACGAGGCCGGCGAGCCCCGCCTTCGCGATGCGCTCGCGGGCAAATTCGAGCTGCGCCTTCGAGAGGGTGATCCCGGTCACGCGGCAACCGCGCGTCTTCGCCGCGTACTCCGCGAACCCGCCCCAGCCGCAGCCGATCTCCAGCACATGGTGCCCCGCCGTGATGCCCAGCGTCTCGAGCATGCGCTCGTACTTGGCGTCCTGCGCGGCCTCGAGCGAGTCGTCGCGCCCTTCCGTGAAGAGGGCGGCCGAGTAGGTCATGGTGCGGTCCAGCCACAGCCCGTAGAACTCGTTGCCCAGGTCGTAATGCGCGTGGATGTTCTTGCGCGAGCCGGCGCGCGTGTTGGGCCGCAGCCAGTGCGCGAGGCGAAAGAAGAACGCGACAACCGGGTTGCCGTAGTAGATGCGCTCGAGCGCCGCCTGGTTGGTCTCGCACAGCGTGAGGAGCGCCGTCATGTCGCTCGTGGCGATGAGGCCGTCGCGCCAGCATTCGGCCACGCCGATCTCGGCGGCGCGCACCATGCGGCCCACCGCCTTCCAGTCGCGGATCTCGAGATCGGCCACGGGCCCGTGCTCGGCGCCGGCGAACGTGCGCCGCGTGCCCTCGGGCGTAGTGACGGTGAGCCGCCCCTTCTCGAGGCGCGAAAGCACCTCGAAAAGCAGGCGTGCGGAGTAGGTGGGCGCAGGCAGTTGCGCAATGTGCGCGGCGGTGTTCACCGGGTCGTCTCCTGGGTCGGCGGTTCGGGTTTCGAGAACCACGGCACGCGCTTGAGCCAGAGCCGCAGCGCCTGCCAGTGGATGCGGGCAACGACGCCCGCCGTCATGAGGGGGTAGCCGAAGAAGGCCCGTGCGAGCGCGGCGGCATCGACGGGCCGGGCCTCGCCCTCGATCGCGGTCACGATGAGCTTGCCATCGCGGTCGTGATAATCGATCTGCACGAACTGCCGCGCCGAGTCGCCCGCAAAGCGAAAGCGGTAGTGGCCTTCCACCTCGCAAAAGGGCGAGACGTGAAGGACCTTGTCGGCGCGCAGCCGGTCGCGCGGCTCGATGGGACGGCCGTCGGGATGGGCGAGCAGGTAGTTGTGCCGCTCGCCGAAGGTGTTGGACACCTCGCACAGCACGGCCCGGAGCGTCCCGTCCCGACCGTGGCAGTAGAAGAGGGAGATCGGGTTGAAGACGTAGCCCAGCACGCGCGGGAAGGCCTGCAGGAGGATCTCGCCGTCGGCCCGGCCCAAGCCGGCCTGCGCGAGGCGCGCGCGCACCCAGGGCTCGAGCGGGGTTCCGTCGCGCGGTCCGTGATCGCGCGACATCAGCGACAGGAGGTTCCAGCGGTCCACGGAGAAGACGCCGCGGCCGGCGCCCGCCATGTCCGATAGGGGCACGCGCAGGAAAAAGACGGGATAGGCGAACACGTGCCGTGCCGGCCGCCGGCGGCAATGGAAAACGCGCCCGAAGAGGATGCGTGCGCCGCTCATGCGGTCCAGGGAATGGGCACGCCCATCTGGCCCGCCACGTTCAGCGCAGAGACGAGCCCGTCCTCGTGGAATCCGTACCGCGTCCAAGCCCCGCAGAACCAGGTGCGCTCGCGCCCCTGAAGCGACACCACGCGGCGCTTCGCCTCGTCGGAGGTTTCGAGGAACACGGGGTGGTGGTAGTCGAAGCTCGCGAGGACGCGCTCCTCGCGTGGCGCCTCGACGGGGTTCAGGGTCACCATCACCGGCGACGTGAAAGGCAGCGGCTGCAGGCGGTTGATGAGGTAGGTGAGGCAGACCGGCTCGTCGGAAATGCCGGGCTTCGGGGCGTGGAAATTCCAGCTTGCCCATGCCCTGCGGCGGCGCGGCAGCAGCCTCTCGTCGGTGTGCAGCACCGCACGGTTGGCCTGGTAGGGAATGGCCTCGAGCACGGCGCGCTCCTCGACCGACGGGTGCTCGAGGAGCGCCAGCGACTGGTCGGTGTGGGTCGCAAGCACCACCTGGTCGAAGGGTTCGGTGCCGTGCCCGGTAGCCACCTCGACGCGGTCCGGGAAGCGGCGGACCCTGTGCACGGGGGTCGCGAGGCGCACGTCGGGCAGTGCCGCCACCAGCTTTTTCACGTATTCGCGCGCCCCGCCCTTTACGGTGCGCCACTGCGGCCGGTTCGAGACCGCGAGCAAGCCGTGGTTGGAGCAGAAGTGCAGGAAGGTCGCGAGCGGGAAGCGGTTGATCTGCGTGGCGGGCGTGGACCAGATGCAGGCCGCCATCGGGATGAGGTAGAGCTCGCGCACCTCGGGTCCGTAGCCGCGCGCATCGAGGAACTCGCCCAGCGTGCCGGTGACCGGCGCTGCGCTCGCGGCCAGGGCGGCGGCCTCCCGGTTGAAACGCAGCAGGTCCGCCAGCATGCGCAGGAAGCGCGGTCTCACCAGGTTCGAGGGCTGCGCAAAAACCGTGACAAGGCTGCTCCCGGACCATTCGAGCTCGCCCTGGCCGATGCGCACCGACAGGGACATGTCCGAATCGGCGCTCTCCACGCCGAGCTCGGCGAAGAGCTTCACGAGGTTCGGATAGGTGCGGTCGTTGAAGACGAGAAAGCCCGTATCGACCGGATGGGAAATCCCGTCCACGGTGGCGTCCACGGTGTTCGTATGGCCACCGGCGTAGCTGCCGGCCTCGAAAAGCACGACGTCATGGCGCCGGGCGAGCAGCCAGGCGCACGCCAGCCCCGAGATCCCGCCTCCGATGATCGCAATTTTCGACATGGGGCGACAGGTTGGGGCAGCAGGGACAGTCGCGCATCGGACGATGGTCTTACAGCGGCAAGTAGGGGTATTGCGTTCGTCACGAACCTGCACGTGAACAAGTCGCTCTACCCGCTCGACACCGTGCAGTCCCGGCTCCCCGATCCGCCGTGGTTCGAGCGCTGGCTGGACACGCAGATCCACTTCGACAAGGCCTGAGATGGCAAGGTCGTGCAGAAGGTGCTCTCCAAGTACTCCACCCTCTACGACCGCAGCATCGAGAACGCCACCGAGCTCAAC encodes:
- a CDS encoding chalcone isomerase family protein, with the translated sequence MTRVLAATLAFAGATAFAQAIPTLPAALVAETPALRLLGDGRLRWFGLHVYDSALWVTGESWVAGKPFALDIRYAMSIKGRDLTQRSLAEMKRLGYTDAEKLARWEVAMDRVFPDIRSGDRLVGVNVPGKEARFYSQDRLLGTVADPEFARAFFAIWLDPETSEPTLRAQMLRVER
- a CDS encoding class I SAM-dependent methyltransferase, whose protein sequence is MNTAAHIAQLPAPTYSARLLFEVLSRLEKGRLTVTTPEGTRRTFAGAEHGPVADLEIRDWKAVGRMVRAAEIGVAECWRDGLIATSDMTALLTLCETNQAALERIYYGNPVVAFFFRLAHWLRPNTRAGSRKNIHAHYDLGNEFYGLWLDRTMTYSAALFTEGRDDSLEAAQDAKYERMLETLGITAGHHVLEIGCGWGGFAEYAAKTRGCRVTGITLSKAQLEFARERIAKAGLAGLVELRFQDYRDLEGQYDRIVSIEMIEAVGERWWPAYFRKVHECLKPGGRASIQAITIDEAAFEKYRRSSDFIREFIFPGGMLASVERLSREARAAGFAVHEPFRFGAHYAETLRRWRERVDAKEREIKAMGFDAKFLAIWRFYLHYCEVGFNARRTDVIHLEVERPA
- a CDS encoding DUF1365 domain-containing protein; translated protein: MSGARILFGRVFHCRRRPARHVFAYPVFFLRVPLSDMAGAGRGVFSVDRWNLLSLMSRDHGPRDGTPLEPWVRARLAQAGLGRADGEILLQAFPRVLGYVFNPISLFYCHGRDGTLRAVLCEVSNTFGERHNYLLAHPDGRPIEPRDRLRADKVLHVSPFCEVEGHYRFRFAGDSARQFVQIDYHDRDGKLIVTAIEGEARPVDAAALARAFFGYPLMTAGVVARIHWQALRLWLKRVPWFSKPEPPTQETTR
- a CDS encoding FAD-dependent oxidoreductase produces the protein MSKIAIIGGGISGLACAWLLARRHDVVLFEAGSYAGGHTNTVDATVDGISHPVDTGFLVFNDRTYPNLVKLFAELGVESADSDMSLSVRIGQGELEWSGSSLVTVFAQPSNLVRPRFLRMLADLLRFNREAAALAASAAPVTGTLGEFLDARGYGPEVRELYLIPMAACIWSTPATQINRFPLATFLHFCSNHGLLAVSNRPQWRTVKGGAREYVKKLVAALPDVRLATPVHRVRRFPDRVEVATGHGTEPFDQVVLATHTDQSLALLEHPSVEERAVLEAIPYQANRAVLHTDERLLPRRRRAWASWNFHAPKPGISDEPVCLTYLINRLQPLPFTSPVMVTLNPVEAPREERVLASFDYHHPVFLETSDEAKRRVVSLQGRERTWFCGAWTRYGFHEDGLVSALNVAGQMGVPIPWTA